GAAAAAATCtggtgttttttcttttctatatgaCTTGTCCTATGCGTAATCAGCTCTGGTAATCGCGTATTATTtatgaaaagttgaaaacatACGTTCGAACAAACACTGCCAGTTAATAATGAAATGGATATAGCTgtgagtgttttttttttcaattattactctttaaatttcaatcagaaaccagattttaaaaagtaaaatatgcAATAGAGAATATTCACTAattgattcaaattcaattttatttgatttgatagaaaattacaaaaaaatatacaaaatctTTATATAGTACGCAAATCGTTTgctaacgccagagcatcacGATTTTATCCctagtctttttcttttcttatttgcgtGACGGTCGGCAGTTACGATTACTAGGCCTACCTGGTACCTACCATGACGAGCATGAGATTTGTAATTCCCGCTCTAAAATTTAcagaaatgtaattttaatcgacaaaattttatttacttaattagtttcaataaaatataatttttttttaatatttataaacatgtttataaatgtttaagaaggaaaaagttttGCAATTGTTAAAACTCGTTTCGGTTACCTACTGTTTACTCAACTTCCCTGCGAAACTTGCGACGTTTGCCACCAGACGTCCTGCTCATAGGAAAATAGCTTCTTTCAGTTCCATTCTTTTGCTTGTCCTCGTTTCGAGCTAAGGCCTTCCTTGTGGCGACTTGCATTTATCTGTTAACATCCGTTCAGAAACTTCATCGAAATGGCTGATCAAAGCAGAGACGAATTGGCTTGTGTCTACGCTGCTCTCGTTCTTTTGGACGATGATGTAGCCATCACGGTAAATATATTTGTTCGCTCTGTtaattttcctagtaccggaACATGTCAAGATGGTTGAAGTGACTGAGCTGTTCTGTATCGGAGTTCTGCACATGTTGgtaactttaatttttattaaactgTAGGCTGAAAAGATCCAAACGATCTTGAAAGCTGCCGATGTTAAGGTAGAACCATACTGGCCTGGTTTGTTCGCTAAGGCTTTGGATGGTCTTAACCTTAAGAGCATGATCACCAACGTCGGCTCAGGAGTTGGTGCCGCCCCAGCAGCTGGAGCTGCTGCCGCAGGTAATACTTGTTTGATATCACGCTGTCAAtaaatgttaattttaaaatgatgatAAACGGATGGTTCGCTAAATAATCGTATGAAATTACTGTGATTTCAAAACTCCTTGCAGTCTGAAGCCTCTTCATCATACATCTTATTTGTGCTTGTTAATGTGGTACTGTAACAAATATGTTTATTTCATAGcccctgctgctgccgccccAGCAGCCaaagaggaaaagaaggaggagaagaagaaggaagagtcCGAAGAGGAGGATGATGACATGGGCTTTGGTATGTTACTTACAATCTCTAAAAATTTGCACACCAAtctaaccatttttttttcattgtagGTTTGTTCGACTAAAGGGAATTCAATCCACTTCTGTTTTGTGTCAAGTCATgggccaattttgtgtcttGTGCAAATACATCAGGAGTTCCATAAATCTGTCTTGCTTCGTTGTATGGTTTCTATCCAAAATGGTCTGTTCTTACCTTAATATCGAACTAATGGTAGTTAGACGATTTTCTATGACTGGATCATGGATTAGGGTATTTTAGTTGATCAGTCACACCATAAACTCTTGGGTTGAACGAAGCGTCTTCATAAGTTTTACACGTTTCTTGCCGTCTTATTAACTGATATGCAAATTGTAGACTGATTGTAAACATGATTTTAGATAGAAATGTCGGTAGTCTCATTTGGATTCGAGGAAAGTTGTCCATGCTGATCAAACTGAAAAAGAATATTGTTTTTCCAGTTGCATGTGGTTCTGATGTTCATTCAAAGTCGATAATTTCGAATATATTTCATGTCTTGGATTAGAGCAAAAACCACAGATAAAGTAAGATCGTAACATAAAGCTTTATAGTTTTTAATATGCAAAAATTTGTAGACATGTTTTAACAAACGACGCTAAAAATTCGTTACAGTCTAGACAACACCGGGTTTTGCATGGAACGTGACAAAGTTACTTGTCAAAAGTCTCAGACGGCCATTAGAGTTGTAAAGGAACTAGTCGGTGAGGGTGATGGTAATAACCTATCTGACGATAATATGAGAAGAAAGGTTTGGATGATTCTGGAACTGATTTGCATTGACACTTTAAtggttatttcatttcaacaaAGCCGGGACAGGACGTCAACCAGTAAACAAACAATCCCTTTGAGCTCAATAAGAACCAAACAAAAGGAAGATTAGAAACGTTACTTCTTCACGTTCACACAAGTTCTTCATTACGACGAGCATTTCGGGTTGTGGCGAGTTGCGAAAGGGATTAAATCCGACAGAATTCAGTACACTGGAGACAGAAAGGTGCGATGCCTGCAAAacttacacattttttttttaaacaaacctGAATTACGACGATGAAGGCAGTAATATAAAAATGTCACCTGGACATATTATTGCCTTCAAGATATAACGGATATTACAAACCGCGTGCGTCGATGAAGAAGGTATAGCAACACCAGCCAATTTGAGGAAATATTATTTTGCTTCATCTCGTATTAATACAGGCAATCGTAAAGCGCTCGAAGCTCGGCAACGACAGGCCTTCATCAGAAAAGTCAAAGATTCCCAGCGGCCAAAGCCAAATAAGTTTGAAATTGGTTACCTATACATTTTCAGTGTGCATTCCAATGAAACGTGCCGTGCGCAGCAAGGGAGCGGAATATTGCTTTAGATTTATGTAAAATCCAAATAATGTCGCCTCACTAAATAGTTTCTAGGGTACCTACAAGTAGAACCTATCAGTAAAATAAGCAGTTGCTTCAAACAGACTGATTGGTTGTTTTAAGGGGACTTTGGTCGCCTGATTTGAACCATGAATTTGCAGATCATGTTCCTGTTGTAAGTAGCGTGATGGAGATTAAGTCAGGTACGGTATTGGAAGCATGGCCAAAGTTTGGGGTATTAGTTATGTATAATGTTAttaatgaaaaatgttatGAAGGCTGAAAATTGTCAGCTTTTTACATTAGTTACGGTCGTGATACggaattattgaaaacaaaatttgtcacGTGTTGCTGGTGTGTGTTTTTAATATGCGTTCATGACATGTTACGGCTAGGAATACAGGTGAATGGATACACACTCAAGCTTACAGCAGTTAGAGTGAGTTTCCCTTCGAGTCAAGTCGCGCTCGTTAATAAGGAGCCAGTGAAACTGTAATTGTAATTCAACCGTCGTTCTAGGGAGGATATCAGAATGAGCAACGAACACTCCGATCTTAAATTTTCTCGATCTTCTTCAAGCCTCGATCATAACGTCTTGCTGATGAATCAGGGATCATTAGTCGCCGCTAATGAAGATCATTCAGCTGACGTTGTGGCTTCACCAGTCCATCCAATAATGGATCCCAACGAGAATCCGACTGATAACTCGATGACAGCAACAGCGTAAGAGAAACACATTTGACATAATTTTCTTCGGCAATTTTTCAGAACGTCTGTAGTATAAAAATATGTGTGTGCTTAAATTGGAATTTTACAGATTGGTGCTTGGTTTGGGATCAGCTGTGCTCTTTCTTTTGTTAGTGGTCTACGTCGTTGTGAAAgttcatttttgtaaaaaacaaacatcgaagaaaaaaatgtcaactccAAGCCACGAGACAATAATAAAGAGTTCACCTCTTCCAACTGTTTCATCTattattcaaaatcaaaatacatttTCCTTAAACAATGACTCGACTTCACATTCAGTTGACAATGCAAATCAGCAATCAGGACTGGATGTATGTTTActgtgattttctattttaaattcctataaaataattgtttttaccaTCTCCACAGATCTATCGGATTCACTCGTTAGGGTTCAGTAGCCAATCTCCTCCTGAACCAACGCTAACGGATAATGCGACTCAGGCTCGTTTGACCGGAGCTAGATTTTTGCCGGGAAATTAACCAACGACAATATAAACGAACGTTTCAAGATTATGATGACAACAATTAAACATGCATTTTTAGTAAACGCTGTGTAAATAGTTACGATTTATTTCCGTGTCGGTAAAAATGGTTTACTAATCTACTTCTAGTGCTAAGTACTATGTTAAAGGGTTTGAAAGAAACGTTATATTTAAACATATGAGTACGGCTAAATTTTGTAATCTTATCTTATCATTCTTAGAagcaaaaaatagtttttccaTTAATTAATAGAAGTAGTTTTAAAACCTTAGTAAACATTGCTAACGTTTCTAGTGTCCACTTCACATTCATTCAATATTCATAAACGGATTGGGGAAAAACACGCgactcaaattttttttttgtcgttttacAGGATGTAAGCCAACATAATTTTCTCACACAaggaaaaatttacaaaattttgaataaaatactACCGTGAGTTTCCTCATAATGTAATAGCTAAAACCTCATGAAACGCCTATTATTATTGAGGCCTTTCAGGTTTGATCCACTACTGCGCAATCGGATTCTGCAGAAGTTAATTTATACATTAgtcaaaatgtttatttacATAACAATCATAacgttttcacttttttgagAAAATCTGTTCAAGTTATCAGGTGACAAATGATGGTTCGTGAAATGTGTAGGAAGGAAAAATGAGACCGGTGCGCTCATTACGTAATCCATAATATCGTGATCTATAGTTTTAACAGATTGTAATTCACTGAATTTCACAACAAAGACAAAGGAAAGACAAGGGCGACATAAATGATAATGAATATTCAACGACAGCAACGGCTTACATAATAATTAACTGAGCTTACGGTCGATTACAGTTTTCCGTATTCTTTGGGCatatatataatttttttactaagaATAAAAAGCCCGACGGCTTTTTCCCGTTTGAATGGTGTTATTTGCTTAGTATTTAATTTTGACAAATGCAATTTAAACGGGAgaggaaaaccaaaattttaattaacttcAGATGAGGTTACGTTCAGTTCTGACTACAGACTTTGGCACTCGCTAGCacgatgtttgttttttgtttaagcaACGGTGTTTCATGTAGGGAAACCGATTGCCTTCCACACTAGTTTCTTTAACCGAAAAACGATGTGCGTATCGCTCATAAAGGATGTATAGTctgaaaaaatacattttttactgCTAAAATTTGactaaagaagaataaaacagaaatttttaacTTGAGCAAATTTTATTGAAGTACTGTGCTTATAAAATTCtcaagaaattgaagaatCTTAGACGAAGAATATTCTgttacatttcattttcacaatcTCAAGTGCTGTTATGGAACTGTTGTATATAGTCCATTATTGCTGTATAACGACCCAACAAGTATCGAGTGTAATcatcctgaaaaaaaaatttaatatcaaATTAATCTTAATagttgtttttatctttttttgtgtttttttttttttttttgtttgtttgtttattcaaAATTATGAGAGAACTAACCAAATCGGCATCAACTTCTTCAAAGAGCTTCAAAGACTTCTCATTTCCAGATTTAGACTTGAGCCATCGACGGGAAATACCTACGTCAATCAACGCATAAATTAAAATACGGGAGTAAATTAAATTAGTATTAAGATTAAGCACGAAAAATCAATGACTCACCAGTAAATGCAGGATGTCTTTCCAAAACAAAAGATGACTGGAAAGAACCCAAGTTGGACAGTTTTTTCAGGTTTCTCCGGGGTAATAGCGCTAACATCGAATTTCCGCCTGGTGCAAAGGCCTGCCGagaaaacatataaatattcaaaatgatACATGATGAAGAAAAGCATGTCAAAATGGAACCTTGTGATAAACTAAACATCTCGATATATCGATAATATAACGGTTCAATCTGGCAGCTTCCTCCAACGAATCTTGATGAAATTCTCCCAATTCGGGAAGTGGAGACATAGCGATCAGTTGATTTCGCCCTAATTCACCGTACCtttatttcaagaaattccAGTTAATAAATATCTTTATTAGcttgtaaaataaaagaattaattaCTTGCACATAAGTTTGCATACAAGTGAAACGGTCACTGGAGCCGGTGAAAACAAGGCCATATAAACGGCAATAGGTTGACAGAAGGTCCGGAATGGCAATTTAAACTCCGATTCCAGATCAATAAGCTGCGCATCAGATTTGTTAGATGATGTTATTTTAACTGGACTTCAAAAAGTAGCTTACCcataaatgaaacaaaaggGAATTTAAGACAAGTGAAGAATCGGAGGAAGACGTTAAGGCCGTATTGAAAAGACGTTCGGTAAAACGTATAACTTCGTTGATGACGTAGGTACCTTCCACTAACTTCAAAATCTCATCTAAAGTATCGGATATTTGTTAGCAGGtggttaaataaaaaagctaATACATGAACTACCTGGTGAAACTGTTTTTTCCGATTTCTGGAATAATAATTTGGCTTTTTTAACAGACCCAAATTGTTGAAGTAGctacaaaaaaatgtctttaagTTTCATTTCAATGCATGAGCtgtaaaagaaacaacagtTACATACCAAATTATGAATGAGCTTTCGACATacatcaattatttttaatcgaTGTGATGTATCACAGGAGTGAAACAAACCCTCCAAAACTTGCAAGAAATTTCCATAAAGATCTGAattaggaaaaaaatttcaatcttACTGCAAATATTCGAATTAACTTAATGATTAAAACAAACCAGGGTATGAGAGAAAAGGAATTTGCgccaaaagttgaaaaatttgatcACGGAATTGAATTCCATCCCAAGTTTGGAGATATAACGATAGGAATTTATAAACGaccttaaagaaaaagaatttcacatAATTTCTTAAAgtttaaggaaaagaaaattaatgataccatGAGATTCCGTCCAGTATTTTGTTGGAACTCTAAGATTCTCTGTAAAAGTAGCGTCTTTCCTTCTCTGCCGTGAACCTGTGGTCTTTCCATGAACTCTTCATTTTGATGACAccatcaaataattaaattgaataataatacTGAAAACATCATGCGCAATTCAACAAACCGTGATACAGAACATTATAAAGCCACTGAGATAACAGCGCTTCCATGCGCGGCGTGAAATGAAAAGACAGGACATAGTGATATTCTTTCTTGCCCAGTAGTGATCCTACATGATTCGGTAGTTCAACTGAAGTTATTTGACTCAGCAGGTCATCAAATCTGTATGTTAAATTATTAGAACATgagtgaataattttaaagttatttggaaaaattttaattacgaTTGTAATCGAGACAAGGGCACCATTTTTCGAAAGTCGACTTCAAAAGAGGATTTCAGATTGAAGTGCTGAACTCGTGGAATGATGTCTAATCTCATATTTTTGTTCgtctatttttaaatggtCGGAATTAGAGACTAATTTCATGAAGGGAGcgtagtgaaaaaaaaattgtacccTTTGTTTTCCAGTTTCGATGGAGAAAGTAACTTGATTGGGTATTTCATTGCGTTCCTTGATGCTTTCTGAAAGCGCGAACAGACCGTTCCGTATCGAAAATGGGGCTTGAGGAAACGAAATGGCATCGCTTTGATGAGGGATAGTCTGTGGAACCAAATCAGGGCGAAGGGATTTCACACGACTCAAAAGACCAGCTGCATTAATATATTAATTGGTTTTCAAGGCTGAATTATGAACAtgtgctgtaaaaaaaatcagttacCTAGTGGCTTTGTAAGGCCCACAATATTAACGCTCTTGGTAATTTTTTCCACTTGAAATTTGTACATGTTGGGTGTTGCAATCATGTAGAGTAGGTGGCAAACTGATGCTTGCTGAATAGAAGTTAAATATTGAATGTTTAATTATTAATGTAAATTAGATCAAGTGTAAATGAGTATTACATATTTGGCAGTGTAGATCAGCTGTATTAAAGGAGTTAACATATTTTCAAGTCCGACTAGAGAGTCAACAATACC
The sequence above is drawn from the Daphnia pulicaria isolate SC F1-1A chromosome 1, SC_F0-13Bv2, whole genome shotgun sequence genome and encodes:
- the LOC124321197 gene encoding 60S acidic ribosomal protein P1-like, whose protein sequence is MADQSRDELACVYAALVLLDDDVAITAEKIQTILKAADVKVEPYWPGLFAKALDGLNLKSMITNVGSGVGAAPAAGAAAAAPAAAAPAAKEEKKEEKKKEESEEEDDDMGFGLFD
- the LOC124325718 gene encoding uncharacterized protein LOC124325718; this translates as MSNEHSDLKFSRSSSSLDHNVLLMNQGSLVAANEDHSADVVASPVHPIMDPNENPTDNSMTATALVLGLGSAVLFLLLVVYVVVKVHFCKKQTSKKKMSTPSHETIIKSSPLPTVSSIIQNQNTFSLNNDSTSHSVDNANQQSGLDIYRIHSLGFSSQSPPEPTLTDNATQARLTGARFLPGN
- the LOC124325702 gene encoding centromere protein I-like, whose protein sequence is MTEAESDDDEEEIIKTLLSTSAVKMKDLVPSGPLKSENAMKVAKWILTSNSKKRSPNAILQRIKWLTAVVQYGIVDSLVGLENMLTPLIQLIYTAKYQASVCHLLYMIATPNMYKFQVEKITKSVNIVGLTKPLAGLLSRVKSLRPDLVPQTIPHQSDAISFPQAPFSIRNGLFALSESIKERNEIPNQVTFSIETGKQRTNKNMRLDIIPRVQHFNLKSSFEVDFRKMVPLSRLQSFDDLLSQITSVELPNHVGSLLGKKEYHYVLSFHFTPRMEALLSQWLYNVLYHEFMERPQVHGREGKTLLLQRILEFQQNTGRNLMVVYKFLSLYLQTWDGIQFRDQIFQLLAQIPFLSYPDLYGNFLQVLEGLFHSCDTSHRLKIIDVCRKLIHNLLLQQFGSVKKAKLLFQKSEKTVSPDEILKLVEGTYVINEVIRFTERLFNTALTSSSDSSLVLNSLLFHLWLIDLESEFKLPFRTFCQPIAVYMALFSPAPVTVSLVCKLMCKYGELGRNQLIAMSPLPELGEFHQDSLEEAARLNRYIIDISRCLVYHKAFAPGGNSMLALLPRRNLKKLSNLGSFQSSFVLERHPAFTGISRRWLKSKSGNEKSLKLFEEVDADLDDYTRYLLGRYTAIMDYIQQFHNST